A window from Pseudomonas sp. MRSN 12121 encodes these proteins:
- a CDS encoding imelysin family protein: MIRMPLATASLLAIAISLAGCGEGKDKAAAPQAATPAASTSAPATTPAAGKVDEAAAKAVVAHYADMVYAVYSDAESTAKTLQSAIDAFLAKPNADTLKAAKAAWVAARVPYLQSEVFRFGNTIIDDWEGQVNSWPLDEGLIDYVDKSYEHALGNPGATANIIANTEIQIGEDKVDVKDITPEKLASLNELGGSEANVATGYHAIEFLLWGQDLNGTGPGAGNRPASDYLEGAGATGGHNDRRRAYLKAVTQLLVSDLEEMVGNWKPNVADNYRATLEAEPAESGLRKMLFGMGSLSLGELAGERMKVSLEANSPEDEQDCFSDNTHNSHFYDAKGIRNVYLGEYTRVDGTQLTGASLSSLVAKVDPAADTALKNDLAATEAKIQVMVDHANKGEHYDQLIAAGNDAGNQIVRDAIAALVKQTGSIEQAAGKLGISDLNPDNADHEF, from the coding sequence ATGATTCGTATGCCTCTGGCTACCGCCAGTCTGTTGGCCATCGCTATTTCCCTCGCCGGTTGCGGCGAAGGCAAAGACAAGGCTGCCGCGCCGCAAGCCGCTACTCCAGCCGCCAGCACCTCGGCCCCAGCGACCACGCCTGCGGCCGGCAAGGTCGACGAAGCGGCCGCCAAGGCGGTCGTCGCGCATTACGCCGACATGGTCTACGCCGTCTACAGCGATGCCGAATCCACCGCGAAAACCCTGCAAAGCGCGATCGACGCCTTCCTCGCCAAACCCAACGCCGACACCCTGAAAGCCGCCAAGGCCGCCTGGGTCGCCGCGCGCGTGCCTTACCTGCAGAGCGAAGTGTTCCGCTTCGGCAACACCATCATCGACGACTGGGAAGGCCAGGTGAACTCCTGGCCGCTGGACGAAGGCCTGATCGATTACGTCGACAAGTCCTACGAGCACGCGCTGGGCAACCCGGGCGCCACTGCCAACATCATCGCCAACACCGAGATCCAGATCGGCGAAGACAAGGTCGACGTCAAGGACATCACCCCGGAAAAACTCGCCAGCCTCAACGAGCTGGGCGGTTCCGAAGCCAACGTCGCCACCGGCTACCACGCCATCGAATTCCTGCTCTGGGGCCAGGACCTGAACGGCACCGGCCCTGGCGCCGGCAACCGTCCGGCCTCGGACTACCTGGAAGGCGCCGGCGCCACCGGCGGCCACAACGACCGTCGTCGCGCCTACCTGAAGGCCGTGACCCAGTTGCTGGTCAGCGACCTGGAAGAAATGGTCGGCAACTGGAAACCGAACGTGGCCGACAACTATCGCGCCACCCTGGAAGCGGAACCGGCTGAAAGCGGCCTGCGCAAAATGCTGTTCGGCATGGGCAGCCTGTCCCTGGGCGAACTGGCGGGCGAGCGGATGAAGGTTTCCCTGGAAGCCAACTCCCCTGAAGACGAGCAGGACTGCTTCAGCGACAACACCCACAACTCGCACTTCTACGATGCCAAGGGCATCCGCAACGTCTACCTGGGCGAATACACCCGCGTGGACGGCACCCAGCTGACCGGCGCCAGCCTGTCGTCGCTGGTGGCGAAAGTCGACCCGGCCGCCGACACCGCGCTGAAGAACGACCTGGCCGCCACCGAAGCCAAGATCCAGGTCATGGTCGACCACGCCAACAAGGGCGAGCACTACGACCAGTTGATCGCCGCCGGCAACGACGCGGGCAACCAGATCGTGCGCGACGCCATCGCAGCCCTGGTCAAGCAGACCGGTTCGATCGAACAGGCCGCGGGCAAGCTGGGCATCAGCGACCTGAACCCGGACAACGCCGATCACGAGTTCTGA
- a CDS encoding di-heme oxidoredictase family protein — protein sequence MPPSLLRWSVLFMALSLSACDDAPRFTQAEPGEARAGGDATVRKSDQNAFSMPSANLSPSRRLDFSVGNSFFRNPWVIAPSTTTARDGLGPLFNTNGCQNCHIKDGRGHPPTPDSDNAVSMLVRLSIPDAPAYAKVIEQLGIVPEPVYGGQLQDMAVPGVAPEGKVRVDYEPLSVRFKDGSEVELRKPKLQITQLGYGPMHPDTRFSARVAPPMIGLGLLEAIPEAAILANAEAQAKANDGIAGRPNRVWDDAQQKTVLGRFGWKAGQPNLNQQNVHAFSGDMGLTTRLRPFDDCTDAQTACKQAPNGNGPDGEPEVSDNILRLVLFYSRNLGVPARRDVDSPQVLAGKNLFYQAGCQSCHTPQFTTATDAAEPELANQVIRPYSDLLLHDMGEGLADHRSEFQAGGRDWRTPPLWGIGLTETVSGHTQFLHDGRARNLLEAVLWHGGEARAAQQQVLSFNAEQRAALLAFLNSL from the coding sequence ATGCCCCCGTCGCTGCTTCGCTGGTCTGTGCTGTTCATGGCCTTGAGCCTGAGCGCCTGCGATGACGCCCCGCGCTTTACCCAGGCCGAGCCCGGCGAAGCGCGCGCAGGGGGTGACGCGACCGTGCGCAAGAGCGACCAGAACGCCTTTTCCATGCCGTCGGCCAACCTGTCGCCGAGCCGGCGCCTGGACTTCAGTGTCGGCAACAGCTTCTTCCGCAACCCCTGGGTCATCGCCCCCTCGACCACCACCGCCCGCGATGGCCTGGGCCCGCTGTTCAACACCAACGGCTGCCAGAACTGCCATATCAAGGACGGCCGCGGCCACCCGCCCACGCCCGACTCGGACAACGCGGTGTCGATGCTGGTGCGCCTGTCGATCCCCGACGCTCCGGCCTACGCCAAGGTCATCGAACAGTTGGGCATCGTGCCCGAGCCGGTCTACGGCGGGCAGCTCCAGGACATGGCGGTGCCTGGCGTAGCCCCCGAAGGCAAGGTGCGGGTCGACTACGAACCGCTGAGCGTGCGCTTCAAGGACGGCAGCGAAGTCGAACTGCGCAAACCGAAGCTGCAGATCACCCAGCTCGGCTATGGCCCGATGCATCCCGACACCCGTTTCTCGGCCCGCGTGGCGCCGCCGATGATCGGCCTGGGCCTGCTCGAAGCCATCCCCGAGGCGGCGATCCTGGCCAACGCCGAGGCCCAGGCGAAGGCCAATGACGGCATCGCCGGACGGCCGAACCGGGTCTGGGACGATGCGCAGCAGAAGACCGTGCTCGGGCGTTTTGGCTGGAAAGCCGGGCAACCGAACCTCAATCAACAAAATGTTCACGCGTTCTCTGGTGATATGGGCCTGACCACCCGCCTGAGACCCTTCGATGACTGCACCGACGCCCAGACCGCCTGCAAGCAAGCCCCCAACGGCAATGGCCCGGACGGCGAACCGGAAGTCAGCGACAACATCCTGCGCCTGGTGCTGTTCTACAGCCGCAACCTCGGGGTCCCGGCGCGGCGCGACGTCGACTCGCCGCAGGTCCTGGCCGGCAAGAACCTGTTCTACCAGGCCGGCTGCCAGTCCTGTCATACCCCGCAATTCACCACCGCCACCGATGCCGCGGAACCCGAGCTGGCCAATCAAGTGATCCGCCCCTACAGCGATCTGCTGCTGCACGACATGGGCGAAGGCCTGGCCGACCACCGCAGCGAATTCCAGGCCGGCGGCCGCGACTGGCGCACGCCACCGTTGTGGGGAATCGGCCTGACGGAGACGGTCAGCGGCCATACCCAGTTCCTGCACGACGGCCGCGCCCGCAACCTGCTCGAGGCCGTGCTCTGGCACGGCGGCGAAGCCCGGGCGGCGCAGCAACAGGTTTTATCCTTCAACGCCGAGCAGCGCGCCGCGCTGCTGGCCTTCCTGAATTCTCTTTAA
- a CDS encoding imelysin family protein, with amino-acid sequence MFRPKLLFTSLAALALGACSPQDPQAVTSAAIAKQVILPTYSRWVEADRQLAISALAFCEGKQSLDTARADFLHAQKAWAELQPLLIGPLAEGNRSWQVQFWPDKKNLVGRQVEQLVTATPQIDAAALAKSSVVVQGLSAYEYILFDSKIDMADSAQKARYCPLLTAIGERQKQLAEEILSRWNTNDGMLAQLSKFPNQRYADSHEAIADLLRVQVTALDTLKKKLGTPMGRQSKGIPQPFQADAWRSQSSMQSLEASLAAAQTVWAGVDNKGLRSLLPAEQKPLADKIDAAYAASLKLFASTQRSLTELLADDAGRQQLNDLYDSLNVVHRLHEGELAKALGIQLGFNANDGD; translated from the coding sequence ATGTTCCGTCCCAAGCTGTTGTTCACCAGCCTTGCCGCCCTCGCCCTGGGCGCCTGCTCGCCCCAGGACCCACAAGCCGTGACCTCGGCGGCCATCGCCAAGCAGGTGATCCTGCCGACGTACAGCCGTTGGGTCGAAGCCGACCGTCAACTGGCGATCAGTGCCCTGGCCTTCTGCGAAGGCAAGCAGAGCCTGGACACCGCCCGCGCCGACTTCCTGCACGCGCAGAAGGCCTGGGCCGAACTGCAACCGCTGCTGATCGGCCCGCTGGCCGAGGGCAACCGTTCCTGGCAGGTGCAATTCTGGCCCGACAAGAAGAACCTGGTCGGCCGTCAGGTCGAGCAACTGGTGACTGCCACGCCACAGATCGACGCCGCCGCCCTGGCCAAGTCCAGCGTCGTGGTGCAGGGCCTCTCGGCCTACGAATACATTCTTTTCGACAGCAAGATCGACATGGCCGACAGCGCGCAGAAAGCCCGCTACTGCCCACTGCTGACCGCCATCGGCGAACGCCAGAAGCAGCTCGCCGAAGAGATCCTGTCGCGCTGGAACACCAATGACGGGATGCTCGCGCAGTTGAGCAAATTCCCCAACCAGCGCTACGCCGACTCCCATGAAGCCATCGCCGACCTGCTGCGGGTCCAGGTCACCGCGCTGGACACCCTGAAGAAAAAACTCGGCACGCCGATGGGCCGCCAGAGCAAGGGCATTCCACAGCCGTTCCAGGCCGATGCCTGGCGCAGCCAGTCGTCGATGCAGAGCCTGGAAGCCAGCCTCGCCGCCGCCCAGACCGTCTGGGCCGGGGTCGACAACAAAGGCCTGCGCAGCCTGTTGCCGGCCGAGCAGAAACCCTTGGCCGACAAGATCGACGCCGCCTACGCCGCTTCGCTGAAGCTGTTCGCCAGCACCCAGCGTTCGCTCACCGAACTGCTGGCCGACGACGCTGGCCGCCAGCAACTGAACGATCTCTACGACAGCCTCAACGTCGTCCACCGCCTGCACGAAGGCGAACTGGCCAAGGCGCTGGGCATCCAACTGGGCTTCAACGCCAACGACGGTGACTGA
- a CDS encoding DUF1513 domain-containing protein, whose product MLRRQALALGSLLLSAVTLGGWTLFKHKDQGPLLLSARDDGDGKHYAVGYRLDGKPVFATRVGQRCHDIINHPTLPIALFVARRPGTESYLIDLRDGRLLQTLASQPDRHFYGHAVIHKSGDWLYATENDTRDPGRGLLGVYRFEGERLVHSGEIPTHGIGPHQVSWLPDGETLVVANGGIRTEAESRVEMNLDAMEPSLVLMQRDGTLLSKETLAQQMNSVRHMGIASDGTIVTGQQFMGAAHESSQLLAIKRPGQPFQAFPVAEQQLQAMGHYTASVAVHSELRLVALTAPRGNRFFIWDLDSAEVRLDAPLPDCAGVGAVADGFVVTSGQGRCRFYDCRQSQLVAKPLDLPAGLWDNHLHLV is encoded by the coding sequence ATGCTGCGACGTCAGGCTCTGGCACTCGGCAGCCTGCTGCTGAGCGCCGTCACACTGGGTGGCTGGACGCTGTTCAAGCACAAGGACCAGGGCCCGCTGCTGCTCTCGGCGCGGGATGACGGCGACGGCAAGCATTACGCCGTCGGTTATCGCCTGGATGGCAAGCCCGTGTTCGCCACCCGGGTCGGTCAACGCTGCCACGACATCATCAACCACCCGACGCTGCCGATCGCCTTGTTCGTGGCCCGTCGCCCGGGCACCGAAAGCTACCTGATCGACTTGCGCGACGGCAGGTTGCTGCAGACCCTGGCCTCGCAACCGGACCGGCATTTCTACGGCCATGCGGTGATCCACAAGAGCGGCGACTGGCTGTACGCCACCGAAAACGATACCCGCGATCCGGGCCGCGGCCTGCTTGGCGTGTACCGCTTCGAGGGCGAACGCCTGGTACACAGCGGCGAGATCCCGACCCACGGCATCGGCCCGCATCAGGTGTCGTGGCTGCCGGACGGCGAAACCCTGGTGGTGGCCAATGGCGGGATCCGCACCGAGGCCGAAAGCCGCGTCGAGATGAACCTCGATGCCATGGAACCGAGCCTGGTCCTGATGCAGCGCGACGGCACCCTGCTGAGCAAGGAAACCCTGGCCCAGCAGATGAACAGCGTGCGGCACATGGGCATCGCCAGTGACGGCACCATTGTCACCGGCCAGCAATTCATGGGCGCCGCCCACGAGTCCTCGCAGCTGTTGGCGATCAAGCGGCCGGGGCAACCCTTCCAGGCCTTCCCGGTGGCCGAACAGCAGTTGCAGGCGATGGGGCACTACACAGCGAGCGTCGCGGTGCACAGCGAACTGCGCCTGGTGGCGCTCACCGCCCCGCGCGGCAACCGCTTTTTCATCTGGGACCTGGACAGCGCCGAAGTGCGCCTGGACGCGCCCCTGCCAGACTGCGCCGGCGTGGGTGCGGTGGCCGACGGTTTCGTCGTGACCTCGGGCCAGGGACGCTGCCGCTTCTACGACTGTCGCCAGTCACAACTGGTAGCGAAACCCCTGGATCTGCCGGCAGGGCTCTGGGACAACCATTTGCACCTGGTCTAG
- a CDS encoding efflux RND transporter periplasmic adaptor subunit: protein MLRRRLLVMLAVVLLIVLSLAGYKALSIYRQIQLFSVPKPPISVAVATAHEQPWQARLPTVGTLKALQGVNLSLEVAGTVKALQFESGQKVKAGQPLLQLDSAVESALLGTAQADLGLSQLDFGRGSQLVGSQAISRGEFDRLSAVLQKNKATVNQLKAALEKKRLLAPFDGTIGIRQVDVGDYLASGTVIATLQDLSSLYVDFFVPEQAVPKIALGQPVSVAVSAYPGETFDARISAINPKVEDSTRNVQVRATLANPDGKLLPGMFANLQVLLPDPQPRVVVPESAITYTLYGNSLYVVSEKKTADGQPEKDSQGQPVLIAERRFVETGERRNGLVLINKGVSSGEQVVSGGQIKLDHGARIATTPDKRLPTEQGSQPRVD, encoded by the coding sequence ATGCTGCGCCGCCGCCTGCTTGTCATGTTGGCTGTCGTCCTGTTGATCGTGCTGTCGCTGGCGGGCTACAAGGCCCTCTCCATCTATCGGCAGATCCAGCTTTTCTCGGTGCCCAAGCCGCCCATCAGCGTGGCCGTGGCCACGGCGCATGAACAGCCATGGCAAGCGCGCCTGCCCACGGTCGGCACGCTCAAGGCCCTGCAAGGGGTCAACCTCAGCCTGGAAGTGGCGGGCACCGTCAAGGCGCTGCAGTTCGAGTCCGGGCAGAAGGTCAAGGCCGGACAGCCCCTGCTACAACTCGACAGCGCTGTGGAAAGCGCCCTGCTGGGAACCGCCCAGGCCGACCTGGGGCTGTCCCAGCTGGACTTCGGCCGCGGCAGCCAGCTGGTGGGCAGCCAGGCGATTTCCCGCGGCGAGTTCGATCGCTTGTCGGCGGTACTGCAAAAGAACAAGGCCACGGTCAACCAGCTCAAGGCGGCGCTGGAAAAAAAGCGCCTGCTCGCGCCCTTCGACGGCACCATCGGCATTCGCCAGGTAGATGTCGGCGACTACCTGGCCAGCGGCACCGTCATCGCGACCCTGCAAGACCTCAGCAGCCTGTATGTCGACTTCTTCGTCCCGGAACAGGCGGTGCCGAAAATCGCCCTGGGCCAGCCGGTCAGCGTCGCGGTGTCCGCCTACCCGGGGGAAACGTTCGACGCCCGCATCAGCGCCATCAACCCCAAGGTCGAAGACAGCACGCGCAACGTGCAGGTCCGCGCGACCCTGGCCAACCCCGACGGCAAGCTGCTGCCGGGAATGTTCGCCAACCTGCAGGTGCTGCTGCCCGACCCGCAGCCCCGGGTGGTGGTGCCGGAAAGCGCCATTACCTACACCCTGTACGGCAATTCGCTGTATGTGGTCAGCGAGAAAAAGACCGCCGACGGCCAGCCGGAGAAAGACAGCCAGGGCCAGCCGGTCCTGATCGCCGAGCGGCGCTTCGTCGAAACCGGCGAGCGACGCAACGGCCTGGTGCTGATCAACAAGGGCGTCAGCAGCGGCGAACAGGTGGTCAGCGGCGGGCAGATCAAGCTGGACCATGGCGCCCGCATCGCCACCACCCCGGACAAGCGGCTGCCTACCGAACAGGGCAGCCAGCCACGCGTGGACTGA
- a CDS encoding multidrug efflux RND transporter permease subunit, with translation MAFTDPFIRRPVLATVVSLLIVLLGFQAWSRLPLRQYPQMENALITVTTAYPGANAETIQGYITQPMQQSLASAEGIDYMTSVSRQNFSVISVYARIGANSDRLFTELLAKANEVKNKLPQDAEDPVLSKEAADASALMYISFFSQQLSNPQITDYLSRVIQPKLATLPGMAEAEILGNQVFAMRLWLDPVRLAGYGLSASDVTSAVRRYNFLSAAGEIKGEYVVTSINASTELKTAEAFAAIPLRTDGDSRVLLSDVARVEMGAENYNAISSFGGVPSVYIGIKATPNANPLEVIREVRKIMPELEAQLPPNLKSEIAYDATLFIQASINEVVKTLFEAVLIVIVVVFLFLGALRSVVIPVVTIPLSMIGVMFFMQLMGYSINLLTLLAMVLAIGLVVDDAIVVVENIHRHIEEGKTPLEAALEGAREIAMPVVSMTITLAAVYAPIGFLQGLTGALFKEFALTLAGAVVISGIVALTLSPMMCALLLRHEQNPSGLAHRLDLIFEGLKQRYQRLLHGTLDTRPVVLVFALIVLCLIPALLKFTKSELAPDEDQGIIFMMATAPQPANLDYLNAYTDEFLEIFKTFPEYYSSFQINGFNGVQSGIGGFLLKPWNERQRTQMQILPEVQARLAGIAGLQVFGFNLPSLPGTGEGLPFAFIINSPNDYESLLELSNRVKKRVMESGKFAFVDIDLAFDKPEVVVDIDRAKAAQMGVSMLDLGSTLATLLGEAEINRFTIDGRSYKVIAQVERPYRDNPEWLNNYYVKNARDEALPLSTLITVTDRARPRQLNQFQQLNAATISGFPIVSMGEAIDTVRQIAEEEAPPGYAFDYAGASRQFVQEGHALWVTFGLALAIIFLVLAAQFESFRDPLVILVTVPLSICGALIPLFLGWSSMNIYTQVGLVTLIGLISKHGILIVEFANQLRKDQGLTPREAVEAAAAIRLRPVLMTTAAMVFGMVPLILATGAGAVSRFDIGTVIATGMSIGTLFTLFVLPCIYTLLAKAEP, from the coding sequence ATGGCCTTTACCGATCCGTTCATCCGCCGCCCGGTCCTGGCCACCGTGGTCAGCCTGCTCATCGTGCTGCTGGGGTTCCAGGCCTGGAGCAGGCTGCCGCTGCGCCAGTACCCGCAGATGGAAAACGCCCTGATCACGGTGACTACCGCCTATCCCGGGGCCAACGCCGAAACCATCCAGGGCTATATCACCCAGCCGATGCAGCAGAGCCTGGCCAGCGCCGAGGGCATCGACTACATGACCTCGGTCAGCCGCCAGAACTTCTCGGTGATTTCCGTCTACGCGCGCATCGGCGCCAACAGCGACCGCCTGTTCACCGAGCTGCTGGCCAAGGCCAACGAGGTGAAGAACAAACTGCCCCAGGACGCCGAGGACCCGGTGCTGAGCAAGGAAGCCGCCGATGCCTCGGCGCTGATGTACATCAGCTTTTTCAGCCAGCAACTGAGCAACCCGCAGATCACCGATTACCTGTCCCGGGTGATCCAGCCCAAACTCGCGACCCTGCCGGGCATGGCCGAAGCCGAAATCCTCGGCAACCAGGTGTTCGCCATGCGCCTGTGGCTGGACCCGGTCAGACTCGCCGGCTACGGCCTGAGCGCCAGCGACGTGACCAGCGCGGTGCGCCGCTACAACTTCCTATCCGCCGCCGGCGAGATCAAGGGCGAGTACGTGGTCACCAGCATCAACGCCAGCACCGAACTCAAGACCGCCGAAGCCTTCGCCGCCATCCCCCTGCGGACCGACGGCGACAGCCGGGTACTGCTCAGCGACGTGGCCCGGGTAGAGATGGGCGCGGAGAACTACAACGCCATCAGTTCCTTCGGCGGCGTCCCTTCGGTCTATATCGGCATCAAGGCCACCCCCAACGCCAACCCGCTGGAGGTGATCAGGGAAGTGCGCAAGATCATGCCCGAGCTGGAGGCCCAGTTGCCGCCCAACCTCAAGTCCGAGATCGCCTACGACGCCACGCTGTTCATCCAGGCCTCGATCAACGAGGTGGTGAAAACCCTGTTCGAAGCCGTGCTGATCGTGATCGTGGTGGTCTTCCTGTTCCTCGGCGCGCTGCGCTCGGTGGTGATCCCGGTGGTGACCATCCCGCTGTCGATGATCGGCGTGATGTTCTTCATGCAACTGATGGGCTACTCGATCAACCTGCTGACCCTGCTGGCGATGGTGCTGGCCATCGGCCTGGTGGTGGACGACGCGATCGTGGTGGTGGAAAACATCCATCGGCATATCGAAGAAGGCAAGACGCCCCTGGAGGCGGCCCTCGAAGGCGCCCGGGAAATTGCCATGCCGGTGGTGTCGATGACCATTACCCTGGCCGCGGTCTATGCCCCGATCGGCTTCCTGCAGGGGCTCACCGGGGCGCTGTTCAAGGAGTTCGCCCTGACCCTGGCCGGGGCGGTGGTGATTTCCGGCATCGTCGCCCTGACCCTGTCGCCGATGATGTGCGCCCTGCTCCTGCGCCACGAACAGAACCCCAGCGGCCTGGCCCATCGGCTGGACCTGATTTTCGAGGGGCTCAAGCAGCGCTACCAGCGCCTGCTGCATGGCACCCTCGACACCCGGCCGGTGGTGCTGGTGTTCGCCCTGATCGTGCTGTGCCTGATTCCGGCGCTACTCAAGTTCACCAAGTCGGAACTGGCCCCGGACGAAGACCAGGGCATCATTTTCATGATGGCCACCGCGCCCCAGCCGGCCAACCTGGATTACCTCAACGCCTATACCGACGAGTTCCTGGAGATCTTCAAGACCTTCCCCGAGTACTACTCGTCGTTCCAGATCAATGGCTTCAACGGCGTGCAATCGGGGATCGGCGGCTTCCTGCTCAAGCCCTGGAACGAACGCCAGCGCACGCAGATGCAGATCCTCCCCGAGGTCCAGGCCCGGCTCGCGGGCATCGCCGGGCTGCAGGTGTTCGGTTTCAACCTGCCGTCCCTGCCGGGCACCGGTGAAGGCTTGCCGTTCGCCTTCATCATCAACAGCCCCAACGATTACGAATCCTTGCTGGAACTCTCGAACCGGGTGAAGAAGCGCGTCATGGAGTCGGGCAAGTTCGCCTTCGTCGATATCGACCTGGCGTTCGACAAGCCGGAAGTGGTGGTCGACATCGACCGGGCCAAGGCGGCACAGATGGGCGTGTCGATGCTGGACCTGGGCAGCACCCTGGCGACCTTGCTGGGCGAGGCGGAAATCAACCGGTTCACCATCGATGGCCGCAGCTACAAGGTCATCGCCCAGGTCGAGCGCCCCTATCGCGACAATCCCGAATGGCTGAACAACTACTACGTGAAAAACGCCAGGGACGAGGCGCTGCCGCTCTCGACCCTGATCACCGTCACCGATCGCGCCCGGCCGCGGCAGCTCAACCAGTTCCAGCAACTCAACGCGGCCACCATTTCCGGGTTCCCGATCGTCAGCATGGGGGAAGCGATCGATACCGTGCGCCAGATCGCCGAAGAGGAAGCGCCTCCGGGCTACGCCTTCGACTACGCCGGCGCCTCGCGCCAGTTCGTCCAGGAAGGCCATGCGCTGTGGGTGACCTTCGGCCTCGCGCTGGCGATCATTTTCCTGGTGCTGGCGGCGCAGTTCGAGAGCTTCCGCGATCCGCTGGTGATCCTGGTGACGGTGCCGCTGTCGATCTGCGGAGCCCTGATCCCGCTGTTTCTCGGCTGGTCGAGCATGAACATCTATACCCAGGTCGGGTTGGTGACCCTGATCGGCCTGATCAGCAAGCACGGCATCCTGATCGTCGAGTTCGCCAACCAGTTGCGCAAGGACCAGGGCCTGACCCCGCGCGAGGCCGTGGAGGCCGCGGCGGCCATTCGCCTGCGGCCAGTGCTGATGACCACCGCGGCCATGGTCTTCGGCATGGTGCCGCTGATCCTCGCCACTGGGGCCGGTGCGGTCAGCCGGTTCGACATCGGGACGGTAATCGCCACGGGGATGTCGATCGGCACGCTGTTCACCCTGTTCGTACTGCCCTGCATCTACACCTTGCTGGCCAAGGCGGAACCATGA
- a CDS encoding lipopolysaccharide kinase InaA family protein, whose translation MAVECAPEMEVAAVDRFDYFWSRQGEWVEEPNKRRGGESGVQRITGADGRTLYAKRQVGHIYRSWLHPFGRPTVLREQDALKGLSQLNVNVPQLVFCGAQRDSQGQWRALLVTEALEGFVEIEQWYAAGERERHGEALHERVLKELAATLARMHKGRWQHGCLYIKHVFVRVSGEGEAAKVEIALLDFEKCRQRLTAKRAAAHDIKQLRRHSSWNATDWDKLYYFYKTAFGSAIKGL comes from the coding sequence ATGGCCGTTGAATGTGCACCGGAAATGGAAGTCGCTGCTGTAGACCGTTTCGACTACTTCTGGAGTCGGCAGGGCGAGTGGGTCGAAGAGCCGAATAAGCGTCGTGGTGGAGAAAGTGGCGTTCAACGTATTACCGGTGCCGATGGGCGGACGCTGTATGCCAAGCGGCAGGTGGGCCATATCTATCGCAGCTGGTTGCATCCTTTCGGACGCCCCACGGTGCTGCGCGAGCAGGATGCGCTCAAGGGCCTGAGCCAGCTCAATGTGAACGTACCGCAATTGGTGTTCTGCGGTGCCCAGCGGGATTCCCAGGGACAATGGCGGGCATTGCTGGTGACCGAGGCCCTGGAAGGTTTCGTGGAAATCGAGCAGTGGTACGCCGCTGGCGAGCGCGAGCGCCATGGCGAGGCGTTGCACGAGCGGGTACTGAAGGAATTGGCGGCCACCCTGGCGCGGATGCACAAGGGCCGCTGGCAGCATGGCTGCCTGTATATCAAGCACGTGTTCGTGCGGGTCAGTGGCGAGGGGGAGGCCGCGAAGGTGGAAATCGCCTTGCTGGACTTCGAGAAATGCCGCCAGCGGCTGACCGCCAAACGGGCTGCGGCCCATGACATCAAACAATTGCGTCGCCACTCGTCGTGGAATGCCACGGACTGGGACAAACTCTACTACTTTTATAAAACGGCGTTTGGCAGCGCTATCAAAGGCTTATAG
- a CDS encoding class I SAM-dependent methyltransferase, whose protein sequence is MAPPIKLEFSDKYDEQHAQEYLLKHQDGMSRRLSHKRDEQLARAALAMAGEPGLVLDLPCGAGRFWPLLAEKPNRVIIGADNSAAMLKIATVAQPAEVVKRVRPLQTSAFDIDLPDNAVDSIFCMRLLHHIGESDHRMALLQEFQRVTRDSVIVSLWVDGNFKAWKRKRMEVRRKQESGQEGYQNRFVLPAATVEEEFKQAGFRVQDHLDFFPLYAMWRVYVLRKR, encoded by the coding sequence ATGGCCCCCCCGATCAAGCTGGAATTTTCCGACAAGTACGACGAACAACACGCGCAGGAGTATCTGCTCAAGCATCAGGACGGCATGTCCCGCCGTTTGTCCCACAAGCGTGACGAGCAACTGGCGCGTGCGGCGCTGGCCATGGCCGGCGAACCGGGCCTGGTGCTCGACCTGCCCTGTGGGGCCGGGCGTTTCTGGCCCTTGCTGGCGGAAAAGCCCAACCGGGTGATCATCGGTGCGGACAACTCGGCGGCGATGCTGAAGATCGCCACGGTGGCGCAACCGGCCGAGGTGGTGAAACGGGTACGACCTTTGCAGACATCTGCGTTCGACATCGACTTGCCGGACAACGCCGTCGACAGCATTTTCTGCATGCGGCTGCTGCACCACATTGGCGAGTCGGACCATCGGATGGCGTTGTTGCAGGAGTTTCAGCGGGTTACCCGGGACAGCGTGATCGTTTCGTTGTGGGTCGATGGCAATTTCAAGGCCTGGAAACGCAAGCGCATGGAAGTGCGGCGCAAGCAGGAATCCGGGCAGGAAGGTTACCAGAACCGTTTTGTGTTACCGGCTGCTACGGTTGAAGAAGAATTCAAGCAGGCGGGTTTTCGTGTCCAGGATCATCTGGACTTTTTTCCGCTCTACGCCATGTGGCGAGTCTACGTATTACGCAAGAGGTAA